Proteins encoded within one genomic window of Camarhynchus parvulus chromosome 14, STF_HiC, whole genome shotgun sequence:
- the RAB40C gene encoding ras-related protein Rab-40C produces MRGRMGTQGSPVKSYDYLLKFLLVGDSDVGKGEILESLQDGASESPYAYSNGIDYKTTTILLDGRRVKLELWDTSGQGRFCTIFRSYSRGAQGILLVYDITNRWSFDGIDRWIKEIDEHAPGVPRILVGNRLHLAFKRQVPTEQARAYAEKNCMTFFEVSPLCNFNVIESFTELSRIVLMRHGMEKIWRPNRVFSLQDLCCRAIVSCTPVHLIDKLPLPVTIKSHLKSFSMANGMNAVMMHGRSYSLASSGGGSSSKGNSLKRSKSIRPPQSPPQNCSRNNCKIS; encoded by the exons ATGAGAGGCAGGATgggcacccagggcagcccGGTGAAGAGCTACGATTACCTGCTCAAGTTCCTGCTGGTGGGCGACAGCGACGTGGGGAAGGGGGAGATCCTGGAGAGCCTGCAGGACGGCGCCTCCGAGTCTCCCTACGCCTATAGCAACG gaatTGACTACAAGACCACTACTATCCTGTTGGACGGCAGAAGGGTCAAGCTGGAACTCTG gGACACCTCAGGGCAAGGAAGATTTTGCACTATTTTCAGATCCTACTCCAGGGGAGCCCAG GGAATTCTCTTGGTGTACGACATCACTAATCGCTGGTCCTTTGATGGGATAGACCGATGGATAAAGGAAATAGATGAG CAcgccccaggtgtgccccggATCCTGGTGGGGAACCGGCTGCACCTGGCCTTCAAGCGGCAGGTGCCCACGGAGCAGGCGCGCGCCTACGCCGAGAAGAACTGCATGACCTTCTTCGAGGTGAGCCCCCTGTGCAACTTCAACGTCATCGAGTCCTTCACGGAGCTGTCCCGCATCGTCCTCATGCGGCACGGCATGGAGAAGATCTGGAGACCCAACCGAG TGTTCAGCTTACAGGACCTGTGCTGCCGAGCCATCGTGTCCTGCACCCCGGTGCACCTCATTGATAAGCTGCCCTTGCCCGTCACCATCAAGAGCCACCTGAAATCCTTCTCCATGGCCAACGGCATGAACGCCGTGATGATGCACGGCCGCTCCTATTCCCTGGCCAGCAGCGGGGgcgggagcagcagcaaagggaacaGCTTGAAGAGATCCAAATCCATCCGGCcgccccagagccccccacaGAACTGCTCACGCAACAACTGCAAGATCTCTTAG
- the WFIKKN1 gene encoding LOW QUALITY PROTEIN: WAP, Kazal, immunoglobulin, Kunitz and NTR domain-containing protein 1 (The sequence of the model RefSeq protein was modified relative to this genomic sequence to represent the inferred CDS: inserted 2 bases in 1 codon), with the protein MAPRGRGGRGAXGQRAGRQRGPLGIALLLPVLAAAAGLSLQPGRMRHLGVCPNQLNPNLWVDAQSTCERECQADQDCEDFEKCCTNVCGLRSCVAARFADGSVPALAPAASCESFVCAQQGSDCDIWDGQPVCKCKDRCEKEPNFTCASDGLTYYNKCYMDAEACLRGTRLTTVPCKHIFTWPDTSPVPQETTARPTPGAGPELPVPPALYSNPFHQSVRAGGTVSFRCDVSGRPQPDITWEKQSEREENFIMRPDQMYGNVVVTNIGQLVIYNARHEDAGIYTCTARNAAGLLRADFPLSVLRREPGGTPRTGSPQPFPSAECLKEPDRRRCEATEVRWHFDAKQGSCLTFRYGGCGANRNHFETYEECRAACLGSARPTCLLPMVQGPCQNWEPRWAYNHLLKQCHSFVYGGCEGNTNNFESKETCEDVCPFPKSLQCKACRLKSKMVLSLCRSDFAIVGRLMEIVEDQDSGIARFALEDVLKDEKMGLKFFNIKYLEVTLTDMDWSCPCPNMTAEDGPLIIMGEVHDGMATLDPSSYVRAANDKRVKKIYELMEKKTCDLLNRFQD; encoded by the exons ATGGCTCCTCGGGGCAgaggcgggcgcggggc ggggcagcgggcGGGCCGGCAGCGGGGCCCGCTGGGCATCGCGCTGCTCCTGCCCGtgctggcggcggcggccgggctgAGCCTGCAGCCGGGCAGGATGCGGCACCTGGGCGTCTGCCCCAACCAGCTGAACCCCAACCTGTGGGTGGATGCCCAGAGCACTTGCGAGCGGGAGTGCCAGGCCGACCAG GACTGTGAAGACTTTGAGAAATGCTGCACCAACGTGTGTGGGCTGCGGAGCTGCGTGGCCGCGCGCTTTGCCGACGGCAGCGTTCCGGCGCTGGCGCCCGCAGCCTCCTGCGAGAGCTTCGTGTGCGCGCAGCAGGGCTCCGACTGCGACATCTGGGACGGGCAGCCCGTCTGCAAGTGCAAGGACCGCTGCGAGAAGGAGCCCAACTTCACTTGCGCCTCCGACGGCCTCACCTACTACAACAAGTGCTACATGGACGCCGAGGCGTGTCTGCGCGGCACCCGCCTCACCACCGTGCCCTGCAAGCACATCTTCACCTGGCCCGACACCAGCCCCGTGCCGCAGGAGACCACGGCGCGCCCCACGCCGGGCGCCGGCCCCGAGCTGCCGGTGCCCCCCGCCCTCTACAGCAACCCCTTCCACCAGTCCGTGCGCGCCGGCGGCACCGTCAGCTTCCGCTGCGACGTGAGCGGCCGCCCGCAGCCCGACATCACCTGGGAGAAGCAGAGCGAGCGGGAGGAGAACTTCATCATGCGGCCGGACCAGATGTACGGCAACGTGGTGGTCACCAACATCGGCCAGCTGGTCATCTACAACGCCCGCCACGAGGACGCCGGCATCTACACCTGCACGGCCCGGAACGCCGCCGGGCTGCTCCGCGCCGACTTCCCGCTGTCGGTGCTCAGGCGGGAGCCGGGGGGGACCCCGCGGAccggcagcccccagcccttccccagcgcCGAGTGCCTGAAGGAGCCGGACCGGCGGCGGTGCGAGGCCACGGAGGTGCGCTGGCATTTTGATGCCAAGCAGGGCTCCTGCCTGACCTTCCGCTACGGCGGCTGCGGGGCCAACAGGAACCACTTCGAGACGTACGAGGAGTGCCGAGCCGCCTGCCTGGGCAGCGCCCGCCCCACCTGCCTCCTGCCCATGGTGCAGGGGCCCTGCCAGAACTGGGAGCCGCGCTGGGCGTACAACCACCTGCTGAAGCAGTGCCACTCCTTCGTCTACGGCGGCTGCGAGGGCAACACCAACAACTTTGAGAGCAAGGAGACCTGCGAGGACGTGTGCCCCTTCCCCAAGAGCCTGCAGTGCAAGGCCTGTCGCCTGAAGAGCAAGATGGTGCTGAGCCTCTGCCGCAGCGACTTCGCCATCGTGGGGCGGCTCATGGAGATCGTGGAGGACCAGGACTCCGGCATAGCCCGCTTCGCCCTCGAGGACGTCCTCAAGGATGAGAAGATGGGCCTCAAGTTCTTCAACATCAAGTACCTGGAGGTGACCCTGACCGACATGgactggagctgcccctgccccaacATGACGGCGGAGGACGGGCCCCTGATCATCATGGGCGAGGTGCACGACGGAATGGCCACGCTGGACCCCAGCAGCTACGTCCGGGCGGCCAACGACAAACGGGTGAAGAAGATCTATGAGCTGATGGAGAAGAAAACCTGCGACCTCCTGAACCGCTTCCAGGACTAG